The Acanthochromis polyacanthus isolate Apoly-LR-REF ecotype Palm Island chromosome 17, KAUST_Apoly_ChrSc, whole genome shotgun sequence genome has a window encoding:
- the LOC110959898 gene encoding proline-rich protein 7 — protein sequence MVMSQGTYTFLACFAGFWLVWALIVMLCCFCSFLQRRLKRRREERLREQCLRTVDMEPLSCHAAGYPPPPPPPPPAPPCPPQLPREPPQFCPPQALSPPPLPLQVPHPMPQATWVSMPDTDIFGKPPCYEEAVLMEDPPPPYSEVLADPRGGTYLKPGPLRAPPPPLRETHDPAPVFTSETSKPLATTVFPDRGYSSLIRLPSSQRWDSLGHLLSNMDLNHNTLTPPGRSLQAAATMATMPRREPRTHHEGLRGGIQGLQGGFKEACRGSRAFTD from the exons ATGGTGATGTCGCAGGGCACCTACACCTTCCTGGCCTGTTTCGCCGGCTTCTGGTTGGTCTGGGCGCTCATCGTCATGCtctgctgtttctgcagcttcctGCAGCGTCGGCTGAAGCGCCGCCGTGAGGAGAGGCTGAGGGAGCAGTGTCTCCGGACCGTGGACATGGAGCCGCTCAGCTGCCATGCCGCCGGATAtccgccgcctcctcctcctcccccgccGGCGCCTccgtgccctccacagctgcccAGAGAGCCGCCTCAGTTCTGCCCTCCTCAGGCGCTTTCACCACCACCACTTCCTCTGCAGGTTCCTCATCCGATGCCGCAAGCGACCTGGGTCAGCATGCCAG ACACTGATATCTTCGGGAAGCCGCCCTGCTACGAGGAGGCCGTCCTGATGGAGGATCCTCCGCCGCCCTATAGCGAGGTCCTGGCCGATCCGCGAGGAGGAACCTACCTGAAGCCCGGCCCGCTCCGAGCACCGCCGCCGCCTCTGAGGGAAACCCACGATCCGGCTCCGGTGTTCACCTCCGAGACCAGCAAGCCCCTGGCGACGACCGTGTTCCCCGACCGAGGCTACTCCTCCCTGATCCGCCTGCCTTCGTCCCAGCGCTGGGACTCCCTGGGTCACCTCCTGTCCAACATGGACCTCAACCACAACACCCTCACCCCACCGGGCCGCTCGCTCCAGGCCGCCGCCACCATGGCAACCATGCCCCGCCGGGAGCCCAGGACTCATCATGAAGGACTAAGAGGTGGAATACAAGGACTTCAGGGGGGTTTCAAGGAGGCCTGCAGGGGCTCCAGGGCATTCACGGACTGA